In Natranaerobius thermophilus JW/NM-WN-LF, the genomic stretch GCTTGAAAATATCCCTAATAATCCAAAATTCAACAAATGATGATAAAATCCTTCGACAAATTTTATTAAAAACCATGTTCATAGAAATTAAATAATCCTGACAAAATGGATTCCCAAACATTTTGGTAGCTTATAACAGGTTCTAGAATTTTTTGTATATACAACCAGCGAAAATATTCTGTCGATAACAGTGGAGATGAAAAGATGAAAAAAAATAATAAAGGTAAAATCACAACTAAAACAATTGATTTCTTTAATCTAGACAACATCCACCTCCTATAAGATATCAAAAAAAATTTATTTCTTTCAAATAACCTTTGAGACTTCCTATATTAACATATGTATTTATAATAAAGATTATATTACAATAAATTAAAAAACCGGGGAATTTTTTCCCCGGTTAAGTGTAAGTTCAAATTGTATTTACAGAATTTCATCAAGTGGGGTATATTCTAAATCTAAAGAGTTAGCTACAGGTTTATAAGTTAACTTACCATTGGCAGTATTAACTCCTGGTACCAACATTTCGTCTTCTTCAACAGCCTTTTTCCAACCTTTATTTGCAATTTTAATAGCATAAGGTAGGGTTACGTTGGTCAATGCAATGGTTGAAGTTCTGGGAACTGCACCTGGCATATTAGCTACTGCATAGTGAAGTACTCCATGTTTTTCGTAAACTGGATCATCATGGGTTGTAACTCTATCAATAGTCTCGATGGATCCACCCTGATCGATGGCAACATCAACAACTACAGAGCCTTCAGGCATTTTCTTAATCATGTCTTCTGTAACTAACTTAGGAGCCTTTGCTCCTGGAACTAGAACAGCACCTATTACCAAGTCACTTTCTTTAACACATTCTTCTATGTTTAGGCTATTACTCATTAATGTTCCAAGGCGGTTATAATAGAGGTCGTCTAGATAACGAAGTCTTGCAGGATCGATATCAAGAATTGTTACTTCAGCTCCCATGCCAAGAGCTATTTTAGCAGCATTAGTACCAACTATACCTCCACCAATAACGGTGACTTTTGCAGGTTTGGTTCCTGGTACACCACCCATTAATACGCCTTTACCACCATTAGTCTTTTCTAAAAATCTTGAACCCATTTGAGTTGACATTCTGCCTGCTACTTCACTCATAGGAGTTAATAGAGGTAGGGAGCCATCATGAGCTTCGATGGTTTCATAAGCAATACCAACTACATTTCTCTCAACTAGTTTTTTAGTTAATTCAGGTTCTGCAGCCAAGTGCAAGAATGTGAACATAATTTGGTCTTCTTTCATTAGATCGTACTCTGGAGGTAAAGGTTCTTTTACCTTCATAACCATTTCTGCTCTATCGTAAATATCATTAGCACTTGAAACAATTTCGGCTCCTGCTTCCTTGTAAGCCTCATCATAAAAACCACTACCAGTTCCTGCTTCAGTTTCAATCATAACTTCATGACCTTCTTGAATAAGAGACTGGGCCCCAGCAGGGGTTAAAGCCACCCTGTTTTCATTTGGTTTGATCTCCTTTGGCACACCTATTAACATGTCATTATTCCTCCTTTATATATTAATGTTAAATTATTCACTATATTTATCCCTTAGTAAAAGAATAACACATCTGTACAACTTTGCCAACTAAAATTGAACATACTGTAGTAATATTCTCATAAATGTTGGACTTATATAAGCTTCAATCAGTGAACCGGCTACAAAACCTACTCCTATAATGACAAATAATAAAGTATAATTTATTAATTCAGGAATAATAGAAATAGACTTTTTCCCAAGTTGATTTCTAATTAACAAAATAGAAAATGAAATCCCAGCAACAGAAATAATGAAAAAACAAGGCACAAATAGGACATTATGTGGCAAAATCGAAACTAATGCCAATAAAGCACCCATGAAAGAGGTTTTTTCAATTAAGAAACCAATAGTAAAACCAAAGGCAATACCTCTTAAGAAAACCAAAATCATTATGATGGGTATACCTACCATGGTAATTCCAAGCAACCATAGTATACCTAATAATGTCATGTTATAGCTTAGACTTGATAAAAATACATGATAATATTCTAAAGAATTTTGATTTGACACAAATTGATAAAAGTTGTCCAGATAAGCCTCGAGTTCAGAAGTTTGTTCTTGCGGAATATGATTTACTGTGACAACCCCTGTTGCTGTTCCTGCTAAAAACAATAATAACACGATTAAGAACAAGATAAAGTTATACTTAATATAAAGAGATAGTATCTCTTTAATTGAATTTAACATAAAACTCCCCCTAAACAAGCCATAAAACTCCCTATATTTTATGCAGCTTGTTAAGGGGATATCACCAAAAAGTAGTTAAGCTTTTACTCTCCCATAGTGACCTCCACCACCAGGAGTGAGGGATATATTACCATTACGGATTTGGAAGATTTTTTTTATTATTCTAGCAGAGACTACTTGACCCAATTCAGATTCAGTGCTGTCATGGATAATTTTTATCTCAGGACCCAACTGTCTAATTAATTTTTTATAAGTTTTATTCCCAATGCCCGGTACATCTTCTAGCGGGACCTGATAAGTATAGTTTCCCTGCTTCTTATGGGGGTGCTTATTAGAATCCATATCTTTTCGTCCAGACAATTGAGCAATTCGATCTAACACACCAGTAACTATCCTTGATGAACTACAAAATTGACACTTTGTCACTGGGGGGACTTCAAAGCCATTATTAGTTTCGCACTCTAAACAAAAACTACGATAATATTTCCCTAATTGAGGATGAAGCCCAAAATTTTCAATATTGTTACTGGACCCAGAAAGCTGTTTAATTAAACTTTTAAAGGACAGTTCTTCTAATCGTATTAAATTATATTCTCTGGCTATCTTGTTGAGAGAGTGTGCATCTGAATTTGTAATATATTTTATACCTTTTAGTGAAGGTATTTGATCTGCCAAGTATTTATCTGCGCTTAGACCTAATTCGACAGCAGTTATGTTTATATTTGCCAGGTCAGAATTGCTTGTATTTAATTCATTTAAATTATTTATGCTTGATCCAAGTAAACTTTTAAATGGAGTAAAGGCGTGGGCTGGCATAAAAATCCCGTCTAAACTTTGAACTATTTTTACAAAGCTTTCTAAATCGGATTTAAGGCACTGGGAACTCAATTGGACATTACTGAGATTCTTTGATGCCCAGTTAGAAAAGTTTTTAAGTGCTGTAAGATCAGGAAAATAAGCTAAGAAATGAGATCTACCTGCACCTACTGGAATCTCTACTTCACAGCCAAGAATTAATAACATACCATTACGATATAATAACCCTCCATCATCGAGTTCCCATAGCTCTCCCTTTGATATTAATTTCTCTAATTCAGAAATAACAGGAGGCGAGGCACAATCCACTATTCCAACGATATCTAATCCTTTGACATTATATGAATAATCTAAAATATTATATACAGTCATTTTATTGGATGCAGTTATTTTAACTGGTAAGCCTTTAGCTTGTCCTACATGTATATGTAGATCCGTAAAGTACTTCGTCATCTATAAATCACCGTCCATAATTTATTGGTAAAATTTGAGATAAAATAAAACTGAAATTATTGTCTTGGCATCTTTAATATCGCCAGATGAAATTTTATCTATTAAATTATTTAAATTTATTTTTTCAGTATATAACACTTCATCTTCATCCTGAAGAGCCGGGTCTTCATAAAGCCCAGTTGCCACATATAGATATACTTCTTCATCCAAATACCCTGGACTGGGACTGAAAGTCGTTAAATATTGCAAATTTCTTGCAGACATTTTCAATTCTTCTCGCAACTCTCTGGCAGCACAATCTTCAGGTGCTTCACCATTCTCTAAAACACCAGCGGGAATTTCCCAAGTTTGCCTTTCCAAAGCTTTCCGGAATTGCTTAATTAAATATACATCATTACCGCCTGTTAAAGGTAAAATAGCAGCTGCTCCTGAATGACGAACTATTTCCCTAACACCTTGTTTCCCATCTCCTAAATCCACATTATGTTTTTCTAAAGAAACTATTTTACCATTATAGATAGAGTTTTTTTGGATAGTACGTTCTTGCAAAGGTAATCACTCCATAACAATTTTTTTTGCAGTTACCCAGATTGTTTCAAAAAATTTAGGCTCATCATTAATTTTACGACCCATGGTTTCCATTTGCAATCCGGAATTTTTAAATATACCATGACACTCTTTTCCATTAATCCATGAAATTGTATGCCGAGCTGCTATTTCTTGATCTTTGGTTAACTGATCTAAGAGAAGACCTTCATATTTAGTTCCCATTGTCGGAAAAGTTAAATTTATATTATAGGCGTGACTTAATATAGTTAAGGTATGATGAGATAAACCCTGATGTCTGACCCGATTATCTTGAAAGTTAACTCGCGGAATTAAATATTTTCGTCCAGATAATTTATCAATAGCATATAATGAAAATAGCTGTTCAATACCACTAAATCCGTATTTTGTGCCTGTACCTACTATGCCTGGCCCCATCAATATCACAACTATATCGACTTTTAAAATTGAATAGGCTGTAATTAGAGCTGAAAACAAATTAACTGTTTCTATTTCACCGCCAAAGGCATTTCCCGTTGTAATAGTATGGTCTAGTAAGCCTTCTGCTTTTAATTTGGTAACAGCCTTGGAAAATTGCATGGGGAGCGCTCCAGCATCAGTCATTATATATGCTATTTTCCACTGAGGTCTTAATTTTTTTATTGCTACGGTAAAAGGCATTAACATGCTATGAAGTTCGCCTACTGCTACTGGTGTGCCGTTTAAATCATTAAAATTGCGTTCTTTAATTTTATATTCCTGGGTTTCTTCAATGGTTTGTACCCCAAATTGTAAAGGAGTGTAACGAAGTTTCATAATATGGCCTTTATCAAAATGGTTGATTGAAGGAAAAGATAGATTAGAAATCACATAATCTAACCCACCAGTTCCAAGGGCAAGTTCTTGAGCAGTCCTGTTTATTAAGACAATGTCTCCTATCCTGGCAGGTGTACAAAAAGATTTATATAATTTGGCTCTAGTTAAAAAATAATGGTAGTGATTGTTCAAATTATTGTTAGTTTGATTAACATTGCTATAATAGTTTACAGATATTTGTAGGTCTTGACTATCAGGGTTTTCATTTAATATTTTCAAAACTTTACCTTGATATACCGACAAATTAACCAAAATTTTCACTCCATTATGATATATAAAGTAGAGCCTGTTGCTACAGGCTCTACTTTATATTATGAGACAAATATAAATTTATTTGTTTTATTTAACCATTTCTGCGCCTTTTCTCAATGCCTTTTCATTTACAGGTATTAAATTGTGGCGCTTTTCCGGTAGAACTTTTTTTAGTGATTCTAATACAGAATCAATTGATACTGCATGTGTTTTTTCAATAAAAGCACCTAACATAACCATGTTAGCTATCCTGGATTCTCCTAATTCATTAGCGATTTCATTGGCAGGTATAGGATATATATCCACATCATCAATACTTTCTACTTCTTCTTCAATTAAGGAACTGTTATATAGGAGTACTCCTCCAGCCTTGATACTATCTTTGAATTTTACAAGAGATGGATAATTCATTGCAATTAATGTGTCAGGATTGGAAACTATAGGTGAACCCACCTGTTCTTCATCTGTAATCACAACAGTGCAGTTAGCAGTTCCACCTCTCATTTCTGGTCCATAGGAAGGCATCCAAGCTACACCTTTTGACTCAAGCATCCCTGCGTAGGTGAGCAGCTGCCCCATACTCATAACACCTTGTCCGCCGAAACCAGCCATAATGACTTCTTGCATCTTACTCCACCTCCTTGGGGGTTTTTACATCCCCGAGAGGATAGTTGGGTACCATATTATCATTTATCCATTGAATAGATTCTTTTGGACTCATACCCCAATTGGTTGGGCAGTTTGATAGAATTTCGATCATGCTGAAACCTTGTTTGTTCATTTGGATTTCAAAAGCTTTCTTAATTGCTTTTTTGGTCTTCTGTACACCACCCACATTATGAACAGTTTGACGTGTAATATAACTAGCTCCATCCAAAGTAGCCAGCATTTCGGACGTTTGAATGGGGAATCCTGCAATGTTTAGGTCTCGCCCAGCTTGTGAAGTGGTAGTTTTTTGCCCCTCCAAGGTGGTAGGAGCCATTTGTCCTCCAGTCATTCCGTAAATTGCATTATTGACAAATATTACACTGATATTTTCACCACGGGCCGCAGCATGTACAATTTCTGCAGTACCAATAGAAGCCAAGTCACCGTCACCTTGATAAGTGAACACTAAGCTTTCAGGATGTACTCTTTTAATGCCGGTGGCCACTGCAGGAGCTCGCCCATGGGCAGCTTGCTGCATATCACAATTAAAGTAATTATAAGCTAAAACTGCACATCCAACAGGAGCAACACCTACAGCGCTTTCTCTTTCTCCTAATTCATCCATGGATTCCGCAACCAATCTGTGAATTATTCCATGAGTACAACCAGGGCAATAGTGCATTTGATTATCAGTTAAGGCTTCAGGTTTTTTAAATACTTGTTTAGCCATTACTGGTCACCTCCTAGCAGCCGCTCTATTTCTTTTGCTATTTCTGAAGGTGTAGGCACTACACCGCCAGTTCGGCCATAAAATTTGACAGGAGCGGCTCCGTTTACGGCCAGTTTAACGTCTTCTACCATTTGACCTAAATTCATTTCAACTGTAATATATTCTTTTGCATTACCAGCAACTTTTTCAAAGGCTTCGAAGGGGAATGGCCAGATACTGATTGGTCTAATTAGTCCAATATTGTATCCTTTTTCGCGAAGTTGATTAATAGCATTTTTGCAGGCCCTTGATGTAGTACCGTACGCTACTACAAAGTATTCCGCATCTTCATGTAAGATTTCGTATCTAGTTTCATTTGCTTGAATTTGATCGTATTTTTCCTTTAATTTTAGATTGTGGTCTTCTAATTTTTCGGCTTGTAAAGCTAGAGAATTTATAATATTAGATGAAGTTCTATCTCCCATACCTGTTGTGGCCCATTCTTTTTCTGGCAATTGTTCAACAGGGTCTTTACTTAATTCGACTGGTTCCATCATCTGCCCTAAAATTCCATCACCAAAAATCATGGCAGGGTTTCTATATTTATCTGCCACTTCGAAGGCATCCATAGTTAAATCGACAAGTTCCTGTACTGAAGCTGGTGCGTAAGTGATCACAAAGTAATCCCCATGTCCTCCCGCTTTAGTGGATTGAAAATAATCTGATTGAGCAGGCTGAATACTTCCTAGACCGGGTCCTCCTCTAACGATGTTTGCAATCACACAAGGAACTTCTGCACCCGCGATATAAGAAATACCTTCTTGTTTTAAGCTGATACCGGGACTAGAAGAACTTGTCATTACCCGGGCACCAGCCCCTGCAGCACCATAAACCATATTAATGGCACTTACTTCACTTTCAGCTTGAATAAAAGTTCCATCAACTTCTAGTAACCGCCGAGACATATATTCGGGCAACTCGTTTTGTGGGGTGATAGGATATCCAAAGAAAAATCTACACCCGGCCCTAATAGCGGCTTCTCCAATAGCTTCGTTTCCTTTCATTAATGTCTTTTCCATATTCATTAAACCCTCCTCCCTTACAACTTATTCTTTCTCTGTTTCATCAAAGACTTCAATTACTAAGTCCGGGCACATACGAGCACACATTGCACATGCAATGCATTTGTCCATATCATCCACTGTAGCAGGATGATAACCTTTACTATTAATTTTATCAGACAATTTTACTATTTTTTGTGGACAAGCTTCCACACAAAGCTCACAACCTTTGCATCTCTCTTCCTTAAAAGTTACCCTACCTTTTTTCTTGGCCACTTGGTACCCTCCTTTCAAGTTTATAAATCATTTACTATAATTTAGGGCTAAAATTATTCCCACGGTGTTGTTAAATAATTTTTTATCGGCATTAAATTCTCTATTTGATTGTTCTCTATTTCATTGTTTTTTTCCTTAAACTTAGTAATTAGCTGTTCTGGTACAGTAGTATAAATTAGTGGTACCCCAAAATACTGGGAAACTTGTTGGCTAAATTTGTATCCTTTAATTATATCTTCTTCTGTGGTGTCATTTTTCATGTGAGTGTTATTAATAATACCAGTAATTTTCAGCCTAGAACTTTTTTGAATATTTTTCGCTAAGTCTATGGTTTTATCGTAATTAGAAGTTTGGATTCTATTAGCATTTAGTACAAGCCACATTTCATAGTTTTCTTCTGAAATGAAATTTTTAAAACTACCCATGGGGATAGATCCGTCAGGGTCACCACCTAAGTCCACAATAATTTTCCCCTCAGGTTGAGAGAGAGCCCCTCTCACCTGAGGAGTGATCACAGGAAAGTCAGCTTGTTGTAACTCTTTTCTAGGGATAATTGGATTTATCCCTTGCTCTTCTAGAACAGTCTGGACTTCCCTAGATCTAAAATATGGATTAATTATATCTAAGTCAATAAGACTCACCTGTTCTCCTTGAGATTGCAACCACATACTATAATTAATAGCATTTTCTGTTTTACCGCTTCCGAAATGTCCGGCAAATACAATAATGTCTGTTTCAGGAATTTTGGGATATTTTGTCATAAGATCACCAATACTTTCATAATTAAGAGTAATCTTTCGGAGTTTCTTCATTTCTTAAGACTCTTAAGCCACCTTCGGCCAAGGATTGCATCTCATCTTCTCCAGGAAAGACTAGAATTTCACCCAAGAATTTAATATATTCCTTCATTCTAGAAACTAGATATTCATCATGAGCTAATCCACCAGTTAATACAATAGCATCTAATTCACCTTTTAATACAACAGCACAGGAACCTATCTCTTTAGCTATTTGATAGATCATGGCTTCATATACTTTTTCAGCTTTCTCATCGCCTGATTGTATCATCTCTTGAACTTTTTTACCATCATTGGTATCTAAATAAGATACTAGTCCACCGTTACCAACCAACTGTCGTTTTAATTCTTTCCAGGTTAAATTGTGCTCATCTATATATCGTACTAAATCACCATTAGGGAGTCCACCACTTCGTTCTGGTGAAAAGGGTCCTTCTCCATCGAGGGCATTATTAACATCGATGACATCACCGCAATTATGCGCCCCCACGGAGATACCTCCACCTAAATGAACTACTACTAAATTAGCTTCTTCATATTTTTTACCTAGTTGAGCTGCTGCTTTTCTGGCAACTGCTTTGTGATTTAATGCATGGAAAATGCTTTTTCTTTCAATTGGCTCAAACCCTGATATACGTGCAATATCCTGTAATTCATCAACTACCACTGGATCAACAATATAGGCTGGAATATCAAGTTGATTAGATATTTCTTTAGCTATAATACCTCCCAAATTGGAAGCGTGCTCTCCTTGATAACCCTGTCTTAGATGTTCGACCATCAAATCATTCACTTTGAATGTACCACCAGAGATAGGCTTTAACAGCCCACCTCTGGCGACAACTGCATCTAGTTTATTAAAGTTCATGCCCTGTTCATCTAGAAAGTTCAGAATACTATCTTTTCTAAAGTCATATTGGTCTATAATGTCTTGAAACTTATTTAATTCCTCTGGTGAATGTTCGAGTTTCTTTTCAATTAATGGGCTTTCACCTTCATAGACAGCTATTTTTGTGGAGGTGGATCCAGGATTTATTACTAACAAGCGATGTTCTTGTTTCATATTGCAACCCTCCAAATGATTAGTAATTTATTTATTAATATAACTAGTTTTTACATGCTTAATCGCTTCGATTCGTTCTTCTGCCATTCTGTTGGCAGCTTCATGAGATGTGATATCATCTCTATTTGCTATATTAAAGATTTTCTTAATATTGTCATATATAGTAGAGATTTTTCTATATGCTCTTTCCTCATCATATCCAGTTAATTCGAAGGAGACATTAATAACTCCACCGGCATTAATTACATAATCAGGAGCATAAACTATCCCTCGTTTTTTCAATTCTTCAGCATGGCGTTTCTCATCTTCTAGCTGATTATTAGCAGCTCCAGCCACCGCTTTTACTTTTAATTTTGGAATAGTTTCATCGTTTAAGATAGCACCTAATGCACAAGGGGCAAAAATATCAGCTTCTTGTTCATAGATTTCATCAGTTTCCACAGCAGTGGCACCAAAGTCTGAAACTAACTTGTCTACAGCCTCTTTATCTATATCAGTGACAATTAATTTTGCTCCATCTTTATGAAGTAGCTCACTTAAGTAATATCCTACACTACCTGCACCCTGTATAGCAATAGTTTTTCCATTTAGATCTGCACTTCCCCAAATTTCATCAGCAACAGCTTTTATACCTGAATAAACTCCATAAGCAGTAGCAGGTGAAGGGTTGCCACTCTTACCTGGTAGTCCAACAGCAAAATCAGTTTCAGTATTAACAATTTCCAAGTCTGTTTCTCTAACACCCACATCTTCAGCAGTTATATATCGTCCGTTTAATGATTGAACAAATCTACCAAAAGCTCTCCACATTTCTTCCGATTTGTCTTTTTTAGGATCACCAATAATAACACCTTTTCCTCCACCAAGGTTCAATCCAGCTGCAGCTGATTTGTAAGTCATACCTCTTGCTAGTCTTAGCACGTCTTCAATAGCTTCTTCTTCATTGTCATAGGTCCACATTCTAGTGCCGCCAAGGGCTGGTCCAAGTGTGGTATCATGGATAGCAATAATTCCTTTAAGACCAGTCTTTTCGTCCTGACAAAATACCAGTTGTTCATAATCTGAAGCTTTCATTGTCTCTAAAATCTTCATAAAAACTACCTCCTTGATTAATAATTTTAGTAAAAATTTACTTCCTATTACTTTCTATTAGCCATCATCATACACGCGGCAGCAATAGAATAAACTTTGGCTTCATGTGGGTCGGCTCTAGAAGTGAGAATTACTGGTGTTTTTGCTCCCGCGATTATCCCAGCAATTTGACCTTTTGCCAAATGAGTCAAGGACTTATAAAGAATGTTACCAGCTTCAATATCAGGAACAAGTAAAATATCGGCATCTCCGGCAACAGGACTATCAATCTTTTTCTGAGCTGCAGCTTCTTTAGAAATCGCATTATCAAGGGCCAAAGGACCATCAACATGGGCATTTTTGATTTGCCCTCTATCAGCCATTTTAGAAAGCAAAGCTGCTTCTTTAGTAGCTTCCATATCAGGGTTCACAACTTCAACTGCTGCTAAAGGAGCTACTTTAGGTTTTTCAATATTCATATCATTGGCAATGTCTACTGAATTTTGAACAATATTGACCTTTTGATCTAAATCAGGGGCAATGTTCATGGCAGCATCAGTTAAAAACAATAATTTATCATATTCCGGTACATCTAAAATAGCGATATGACTTAGGATATTACCAGTCCGCAACCCATTTTCTTTATCGAGAACTGCTTTTAATAAATCTCTTGTTTGTACATGACCTTTCATAACAGTATCAGCTTCACCTTGATTGACTAATTTAACCGCCATTTGAGAAGCTTTAGCAGGTTCAGACTCATTGATTATTTTGTAACTACTCACATCAAAGTTTAGCTCGTCTGCTATTTCTTTGATTTTTTTCTCATCACCAACTAGGATTGGTTCACAAATTTCATTTTCAGCTGCTTCTTTCAAAGCTATGAGAACTTCTTTATCTTCGGCAGCTGCTACACTAACTTTTTGAGTTGTATACTCTTTAGCTTTATTAAAAACTTCATCCAGATTTTTAACCAATTCTTATTCCTCCTTTCAAATTACTGCTTTTTGTTTTCACAAAAATAATACAATTTCTATTATTTATATTAATGCAAATATCATGCCAAAAAAATAACTGCCAAATCACCCTATAAAAAGGAGTTTGGCAATTAGGTTAACTGCAATTTGTTGCAGTTTTTTTGCAAAATATTACATGCAATACCTTTCAGTTATTTTTCATATTTCTAGATTTTATTGATTGATTTGATATTTTTCTAATTTATAATACAAAGTTCTCAAACCTATCCCCAATTGTTTGGCAGCTTGTTCTCTATTGCCATTATAGTCTTCTAATGTTTGTTTAATTACCTGCTTTTCCGTTTCTGTTAGGATGTCTTTTAAACTCATCTGATTATCATTACTTAAAAGTTCCATTCCTGGAGCAATTAATGGGGCCTGATTTTTTTCCGCAAGAGTGTGAATTGGAGGTAAGTGTTTGGGTTTGATTTCAAACTCTTTCATATTCATATTAATCATTGCTCTACCAATAAAATTTTCTAGTTCCCGAACATTTCCTGGCCAGTGATAACTTTCTAAAATTTTCAAAGCTTCGTTAGAAACTTCTTTAACATTTCTGCCATATTCTTGATTAAATTTTTTAATTAAATGTTGGGCCAATAATGGAATGTCTTCAGTGCGTTCCTGTAATGGGGGGATTCGGATTGGTATAACATTTAATCTATAGTACAAATCTCTTCTAAAATCCCCTTCATTTACAGCCTTTTCTAATTCTCTGTTAGTAGCAGCAATTACTCGACAGTTTATAGAAATCGGTCTTTCTCCACCAACTCTCACAATTTCCCATTCTTGCAAAACTCTTAATAATTTAGTTTGTAAATTTAAAG encodes the following:
- the ptb gene encoding phosphate butyryltransferase — its product is MVKNLDEVFNKAKEYTTQKVSVAAAEDKEVLIALKEAAENEICEPILVGDEKKIKEIADELNFDVSSYKIINESEPAKASQMAVKLVNQGEADTVMKGHVQTRDLLKAVLDKENGLRTGNILSHIAILDVPEYDKLLFLTDAAMNIAPDLDQKVNIVQNSVDIANDMNIEKPKVAPLAAVEVVNPDMEATKEAALLSKMADRGQIKNAHVDGPLALDNAISKEAAAQKKIDSPVAGDADILLVPDIEAGNILYKSLTHLAKGQIAGIIAGAKTPVILTSRADPHEAKVYSIAAACMMMANRK
- a CDS encoding Glu/Leu/Phe/Val family dehydrogenase; this translates as MKILETMKASDYEQLVFCQDEKTGLKGIIAIHDTTLGPALGGTRMWTYDNEEEAIEDVLRLARGMTYKSAAAGLNLGGGKGVIIGDPKKDKSEEMWRAFGRFVQSLNGRYITAEDVGVRETDLEIVNTETDFAVGLPGKSGNPSPATAYGVYSGIKAVADEIWGSADLNGKTIAIQGAGSVGYYLSELLHKDGAKLIVTDIDKEAVDKLVSDFGATAVETDEIYEQEADIFAPCALGAILNDETIPKLKVKAVAGAANNQLEDEKRHAEELKKRGIVYAPDYVINAGGVINVSFELTGYDEERAYRKISTIYDNIKKIFNIANRDDITSHEAANRMAEERIEAIKHVKTSYINK